Proteins from one Puntigrus tetrazona isolate hp1 chromosome 10, ASM1883169v1, whole genome shotgun sequence genomic window:
- the LOC122352469 gene encoding trace amine-associated receptor 13c-like, with the protein MAYETEDHETQYCFSAINSSCIKEKRSRIEYNIIYLFVSVLSAWTVFLNLLVIISISHFKKLHTPTNLLILSLAVTDLLVGLIVIPIEGIKQTETCWYFGDTYCGLFASALRLLLSTSLSTLVLIAVDRYVAVCHPLHYPQKITTTKILISICLCWFFCSVYNIGYVISSEYFNISHKTLCYGQCIVLITPAWTFIDLTFFFIFPCVVIITVYLRIFYVVQWQVKAINSLQGDKSIMEGSMKRKSESKAALTLGIIVTVYLICWIPFCICSLTESTAISSTTMTFLSWSLYVSCGLNPLIYALFYRWFKISVKHILTLRIFQPASSRMDFFTDCH; encoded by the coding sequence ATGGCCTATGAGACAGAGGATCATGAGACTCAATACTGTTTTTCTGCCATTAACTCATcatgtataaaagaaaaacgcTCCAGGATTGAATACAATATCATTTATCTCTTTGTATCAGTGCTGTCAGCATGgactgtgtttctgaatctgctggtgatcatctccatctctcacttcaAGAAGCTTCACACTCCAACCAACCTgctcattctctctctggctgtgaCTGATCTGCTTGTTGGACTTATTGTGATACCCATAGAaggaataaaacaaactgaGACATGTTGGTATTTTGGAGACACTTACTGTGGACTGTTTGCAAGTGCTCTTAGGCTGCTCCTTTCTACATCTCTTAGTACtttagttttaattgctgttgatCGTTATGTCGCTGTGTGTCACCCTTTACATTATCCACAGAAAATAACCACAACTAAAATTTTAATAAGCATCTGTCTCTGCTGGTTTTTCTGTTCAGTTTACAATATTGGGTATGTAATTAGtagtgaatattttaatatctctCATAAAACGTTGTGTTATGGCCagtgtattgttttaattactcCTGCTTGGACATTCATAGATTTGACCTTCTTCTTCATATTTCCTTGTGTTGTGATCATCACTGTATATCTtagaatattttatgttgtacaATGGCAAGTAAAAGCTATAAATTCACTGCAGGGAGATAAGTCTATAATGGAAGGATCGATGAAGAGGAAATCTGAAAGCAAAGCTGCATTAACATTAGGAATCATTGTGACAGTTTATCTGATTTGCTGGATTCCTTTCTGTATCTGTTCTCTAACAGAATCCACAGCAATCTCTTCCACTACAATGACATTTCTAAGTTGGTCTCTGTATGTCAGCTGTGGTCTGAATCCtcttatttatgctttattttaccgctggtttaaaatatcagttaaacACATTCTGACACTTAGAATATTTCAGCCAGCATCATCTCGGATGGATTTTTTTACAGATTGTCattaa
- the LOC122352370 gene encoding trace amine-associated receptor 8a-like, whose product MFNKSIMEDNSQEIQYCFPNNNLSCFKDIKPEVEYVLLYMFISLLSVFTVFLNLLVIISISHFKKLHTPTNLLILSLAVADLIVGLIVIPFMGIRFIESCWYFGETFCSLFLFIIFMVVTASLGNLFFISVDRYIAVSDPLRYTVRVTTEKVAFCIIINWLCCGIYSVIILQDTMFYPETQNGCYGDCRVSFKFEHFITDLIVTFVAPSSVIMSIYVKIFCVAKYQAKVVNSVTGASRSQRKAGKTLGIVVAVFFMCWIPYYLVTLIEGNEETESVELHVTCWILYMNSCMNPLIYALFYKWFRISAKYIVTLKIFKSSSEYLSLLPEDK is encoded by the coding sequence atgtttaacaaaagcATCATGGAGGACAACAGTCAAGAAATCCAGTATTGCTTTCCAAACAACAATTTGTCGTGTTTCAAAGATATCAAACCTGAAGTGGAGTACGTCCTTTTATACatgttcatttctttattatcagtgtttactgtgtttctgaatctgctggtgatcatctccatctctcacttcaAGAAGCTTCACACTCCAACCAACCTgctcattctctctctggctgtggCTGATCTGATTGTGGGACTGATTGTTATACCGTTCATGGGCATCAGGTTCATAGAATCCTGCTGGTATTTTGGAGAGACATtttgctctttatttttatttattatatttatggtTGTAACGGCATCTCTTggtaatttgtttttcatatctGTAGATCGTTATATTGCTGTGAGTGATCCTTTGAGATACACAGTAAGAGTCACGACTGAAAAAGttgctttttgtattattataaactgGTTGTGTTGTGGCATATATTCTGTCATTATCTTACAGGATACCATGTTCTACCCAGAGACACAAAATGGGTGTTACGGAGATTGTAGAGTGTCTTTTAAATTTGAGCATTTCATCACAGACCTCATAGTCACTTTTGTTGCTCCTTCTTCTGTAATAATGTCTATATATGTGAAAATTTTCTGTGTTGCAAAATATCAAGCCAAGGTTGTAAATTCTGTCACAGGTGCCAGCAGGTCACAAAGAAAGGCAGGAAAAACTCTGGGgattgttgttgctgttttcttCATGTGTTGGATACCATACTATTTAGTTACCCTTATTGAAGGAAATGAGGAAACAGAATCAGTTGAACTTCATGTGACTTGCTGGATTTTGTACATGAATTCTTGTATGAATCCTCTTATCTATGCACTGTTTTATAAGTGGTTTAGAATATCAGCTAAATACATTGTGactctaaaaatatttaaatcatcaTCAGAATACTTGAGTCTTTTGCCAGAGGATAAATGA
- the LOC122353102 gene encoding trace amine-associated receptor 13c-like, giving the protein MAGKHIMEDNSQGIQYCFPNNNLSCFKDIKPEVEYAVLFIFISLLSVFTVFLNLLVIISISHFKKLHTPTNLIILSLAVADLIVGLIVIPFMGIRFIESCWYFGERFCSLFLFIVFVVVSASLGNLVFISVDRYIAVSDPLRYTVRVTTDKVVFCIIINWLCSSVYSVIILYNTMFYPETQARCYGDCIVSFKFEHFITDLIVTFIVPSSVIMSIYVKIFCVAKYQAKVVNSVTGASRSQRKAAKTLGIVVMVYFLCWIPYYIVILIEGNETKESVEFNITCWIVYMNSCMNPIIYALFYKWFRISAKHILTLNIFKPSSEHFSLFPEDK; this is encoded by the coding sequence CATCATGGAGGACAACAGTCAAGGAATACAATATTGCTTTCCAAACAATAATTTGTCTTGTTTCAAAGATATCAAACCTGAAGTGGaatatgctgttttgttcattttcatttctttattatcagtgtttactgtgtttctgaatctgctggtgatcatctccatctctcacttcaAGAAGCTTCACACTCCAACCAACCTgatcattctctctctggctgtggCTGATCTGATTGTGGGACTGATTGTTATACCGTTCATGGGCATCAGGTTCATAGAATCCTGCTGGTATTTTGGAGAGagattttgttctctttttttatttattgtttttgtggttGTTTCAGCATCTCTTGGTAATTTAGTCTTCATATCTGTAGATCGTTATATTGCTGTGAGTGATCCTTTGAGATACACAGTAAGAGTCACGACTGATAAAGttgtgttttgtattattataaactgGCTTTGTTCTAGTGTATATTCCGTCATTATCTTATATAATACCATGTTCTACCCAGAGACACAAGCCAGGTGTTACGGAGACTGTatagtttcttttaaatttgaGCATTTCATCACAGACCTCATAGTCACTTTTATTGTTCCTTCTTCTGTAATAATGTCTATATATGTGAAAATCTTCTGTGTTGCAAAATATCAGGCCAAGGTTGTAAATTCTGTCACAGGTGCCAGCAGGTCACAAAGAAAGGCAGCAAAAACCTTGGGGATTGTGGTAATGGTTTACTTCTTGTGTTGGATACCTTACTATATAGTCATCCTTATTGAaggaaatgaaacaaaagagtCTGTTGAATTTAATATTACGTGCTGGATTGTGTACATGAATTCTTGTATGAATCCAATTATCTATGCACTGTTTTATAAATGGTTTAGAATATCAGCTAAACATATTCTGACTCTGAATATATTTAAACCATCATCAGAACACTTCAGTCTTTTCCCAGaggataaatga
- the LOC122353177 gene encoding trace amine-associated receptor 13c-like translates to MKDNSLEIQFCFPNNSLSCFKKVVPEVEYFVLYIFIFLASVFTVFLKLLVIISISHFKKLHTPTNLLILSLAVADLIVGLIVIPFMGIRFIESCWYFGETFCSIFSFIAFMVVSASLGNLVFISVDRYIAVSDPLRYTVRVTTDKAVFCVIINWLCSSVYSVIIFYNTVFYPETQNICYGDCRIDFTFEHVITDLIVTFVAPSSVIMSIYVKIFCVAKYQAKVVNSVTGASRSQRKAAKTLGIVVMVFFMCWIPYYTVILIEGNDTKESVALNVAYWILYMNSCMNPLIYALFYKWFRISAKHILTLKIFKPSSEYLNLSPEDK, encoded by the coding sequence ATGAAGGACAACAGTTTGGAAATACAATTTTGCTTTCCAAACAACAGtttgtcatgttttaaaaaagttgtaCCTGAAGTGGAATACTTTGTgttgtatattttcatttttttagcatCAGTGTTTACGGTGTTTCTGAAGCTGCTGGTGatcatctccatctctcacttcaAGAAGCTTCACACTCCAACCAACCTgctcattctctctctggctgtggCTGATCTGATTGTGGGACTGATTGTTATACCATTCATGGGCATCAGGTTCATAGAATCCTGTTGGTATTTTGGAGAGACATTTTGTtctatattttcattcattgcttTTATGGTTGTTTCAGCATCTCTTGGTAATTTAGTCTTCATATCTGTAGATCGTTATATTGCTGTGAGTGATCCTTTGAGATACACCGTAAGAGTCACGACTGATAaagctgtgttttgtgttattataaaCTGGCTTTGTTCCAGCGTATATTCTGTCATTATCTTCTATAATACCGTGTTCTACCCAGAGacacaaaacatttgttatggAGACTGTAGAattgattttacatttgaaCATGTTATCACAGACCTCATAGTCACTTTTGTTGCTCCTTCTTCTGTAATAATGTCTATATATGTGAAAATCTTCTGTGTTGCAAAATATCAGGCCAAGGTTGTAAATTCTGTCACAGGTGCCAGCAGGTCACAAAGAAAGGCAGCAAAAACCTTGGGGATTGTGGTAATGGTTTTTTTCATGTGTTGGATACCTTACTATACAGTCATTCTTATCGAAGGAAATGACACAAAAGAATCTGTTGCACTTAATGTAGCATACTGGATTTTGTACATGAATTCTTGTATGAATCCTCTTATCTATGCACTGTTTTATAAATGGTTTAGAATATCAGCTAAACACATTctgactttaaaaatatttaaaccatCATCAGAATATTTAAATCTTTCTCCAGAGGATAAATGA